The following DNA comes from Weissella koreensis KACC 15510.
CTGACAGATTACTTGGCGTATGCCAAATTGCATCTTCAGTAATAGAAACATATTCACTAAATGCCCCAATTTTATTTAGTGGTAAACGACTATAAACTTGATCCCCAATCGCAAAATTTTTAACTTCAGATCCTACTTCAACGATTTTTCCGACAACTTCATTCCCAAGCGTTAAAGGCATCCGATAATTTTGAATTAACTTTACACTACCATTAATATTCATGATATCCAAAGGATTAACTGCTGCATATAAAGGAGCGATCATAACCTCATCTGGTTGTAAGCTAGGGCGATCAATTTCATTAATTTCAATTTTTATTTCTGAACTATTTTTCTTTATTTGTGCCGCTTTCATATTTAATCCTCTATAGTTTTCCATGGCAATGTATCAATAATATCTTCAACGATCTTAGTTAATATTTCTGATTTTGTGTCTAATTTGATTGATACGCGAATTCCGATTAATGCTAATTGCAATCGATTAGCTAATGTTTCAAGTGAAATAGATGGCATTAATTCATAAGTAGCCTTTTTTAAAATTTTCAATATTAAGTTTGTCTCTTGTTGCATATAATCATTAATAATTGCATTAACATCTGGATCAACCTGTGCTAACTCAGTTGCTGAATTAACGATTAAACATCCTTTTGGTTGTTGTTCATCATGGGTTTTTAGAAAAAATGAAAACACTTCATTTAATTTAGTTCTTAGATCCTTTGAATCAGTTACCACATCAATAAATTGTTCTTCTAGATATTGGTGATAATACTCCAAGACACGCAAGAAAAGACTGTGTTTATCACCAAATGTAGTATAGATACTTCCTCGATTAATCTGCATCACATCTACTAATTCTTGCATCGATGTATTAGTATAACCTTGCTCCCAGAATAAGTTCATAGCTTTTGTTAGCACATCATCTTGATTAAATTCTTTTACTCGACTCATCATGTCCTCTTTCTGGAATGTTCGTTCAATTATAAATCAGACTCTCTAAATCGTCAATTTTTAATGCCTCATAATTTATATTATTTCATTTAACCGTTTAAAAATACACCTATAAACATGCTTAAACGCTTGTTAAAAGATGTATAAGATTTGATATTAGATAAATATTATTCTTTTAATATGACTTTTATTTATCGTGTTGGTTATGCCAGTCTTTTATTTGAATTAATCTATCTTTAAAACGTCCTTCTCTTCCCTTATTTGTAGGAATATAGTATTCATGACCTTCTAAAGAATCTGGCATAGTTTTCATAGTTGTTAATTTATCTTTAGCATAGTGTGCTAATTCGTAACCTTTACAATATCCTAAATCCTTCATAAATTTAGTTGGCGCATTTCTGATTTGTACTGGAACTGGTTCGTTTTTAGTTTGTTTAACATCTTTTGCTGCGGATAAACGGGCCTTATAAACTGCATTTGACTTTGGTGCCAATGATAAATAAGTAACTGCTTCAACTAAATGAACATCACACTCTGGCATCCCAATAAATTGACAAGCTTGAAAAACATTTACAGCAATGTTCAACGCATTAGTATCTGCTAAACCAATGTCTTCGCTTGCAAATATCAATAAGCGCCTCGCGATATAGATTGGATCCTCACCACCTTCAAGCATTCTTGATAACCAGTATATTGCAGCATCAACATCACTATTACGCATTGATTTATGTAGGGCTGAAATAATATTATAATGTTCTTCCCCATTTTTATCATAAAGTACAAACTTTTTAGTAATTAATTGGCTTAAATTGTCCATGCTAATAGTAATAACGTTTTCATTTTTATCACCATTCAGCACTGCCATCTCTAACGTATTTAAGGCCATCCTAGCATCACCATCAGAAAAATTAGCAATTGTTCTCATTTCATCTTCGCCAATTTTAATTACCTGTTCCCCATAACCATTGGGGTTAACAACTGCATTTTTAATTAGTACTACAATATCCTCTTGTTGTAACTCTTTCAGAATAAATACTTTACAACGTGATAGTAAGGCTGAATTGATTTCAAAAGATGGATTTTCCGTTGTTGCTCCAATTAAGGTAATGCTACCACGTTCAACATATGGTAGAAAAGCATCTTGCTGAGCCTTATTGAATCTATGAATTTCATCCACAAAAATCATGGTTTTTTGTCCTATTTCTCGATCTAATTCAGCCTGTTTCATAATCTTTTTAATATTGCTAATGCTACTATCTACTGCACTAAATCTCAAAAAATTAGATTGTGTTTTTAGAGCTATAATTTCAGCTAATGTTGTTTTTCCAACTCCTGGTGGGCCCCAGAATATCATTGATGAAACCTGATCATTTTCGATGATTTCACGTAAAATTTTATCAGGCCCTAACAAATGACCTTGACCCACAAAATCGTCCAGGTTACGTGGGCGAACTCTATTGGCCAAAGGCATATTTTCAAATTGATTAGCAAAAAGCGACCCTTGTTGCATGAATAAAATACCTCCTTTAGATAAAATCGTTATATACTAAATGATATTCTGTAACGTATGGTTACAGTCAAATGAGAGGACTTTATTAATATGTTAAAAATCAGTGAAATGGCCAAATTAGCTAACACTACCCGCCGCACCCTCATTTTTTATGACCAAATCAATATTTTCAAACCTGCACAAATTAGCAACGCTGGATACCGTTATTATGATTATAATCAACTATATGATCTTTTATTTATTTTAGGACTTCGTAGTTTAAACATATCTCTTGATGAAATAAAATTAATTAGGTCAGATTCACCAGCATCTACCACCTCTCAATTATTAAATACCCAAATAAAAATAGACGATAAGATTACCGAACTTTTACGCATTAAAAAAGTTATTCGTAATAGAATTAACATTAAAAATTCAATTAATGTGAATGAATTATATCAGCCCTTAATAGCTACTAGAGTCACCCATGTATTTTGATGTTCTCGTCAATCCGTTGACTGTACTGAAGAAGTTGCCCAACTATTTTCAGAATTCTACAAGCAACTTGATTATTTAACAGTTATGGATACTAAACATTTGGGATTATTAACTAATCTATCGCTTG
Coding sequences within:
- a CDS encoding replication-associated recombination protein A, coding for MQQGSLFANQFENMPLANRVRPRNLDDFVGQGHLLGPDKILREIIENDQVSSMIFWGPPGVGKTTLAEIIALKTQSNFLRFSAVDSSISNIKKIMKQAELDREIGQKTMIFVDEIHRFNKAQQDAFLPYVERGSITLIGATTENPSFEINSALLSRCKVFILKELQQEDIVVLIKNAVVNPNGYGEQVIKIGEDEMRTIANFSDGDARMALNTLEMAVLNGDKNENVITISMDNLSQLITKKFVLYDKNGEEHYNIISALHKSMRNSDVDAAIYWLSRMLEGGEDPIYIARRLLIFASEDIGLADTNALNIAVNVFQACQFIGMPECDVHLVEAVTYLSLAPKSNAVYKARLSAAKDVKQTKNEPVPVQIRNAPTKFMKDLGYCKGYELAHYAKDKLTTMKTMPDSLEGHEYYIPTNKGREGRFKDRLIQIKDWHNQHDK
- a CDS encoding MerR family transcriptional regulator; this translates as MLKISEMAKLANTTRRTLIFYDQINIFKPAQISNAGYRYYDYNQLYDLLFILGLRSLNISLDEIKLIRSDSPASTTSQLLNTQIKIDDKITELLRIKKVIRNRINIKNSINVNELYQPLIATRVTHVF
- a CDS encoding TetR/AcrR family transcriptional regulator; this encodes MSRVKEFNQDDVLTKAMNLFWEQGYTNTSMQELVDVMQINRGSIYTTFGDKHSLFLRVLEYYHQYLEEQFIDVVTDSKDLRTKLNEVFSFFLKTHDEQQPKGCLIVNSATELAQVDPDVNAIINDYMQQETNLILKILKKATYELMPSISLETLANRLQLALIGIRVSIKLDTKSEILTKIVEDIIDTLPWKTIED